The Sesamum indicum cultivar Zhongzhi No. 13 linkage group LG9, S_indicum_v1.0, whole genome shotgun sequence genome segment ACTCGTTGTAAGTGCAGATGGGGACGACTGATCCGATCAATAATCTTTTAGAAATATCCTGCATATGTATGCATTAGTCAACAAGAGCTTCAACATGTTAGAATGAGTGATGGTTTTTTGATCTATACCTTAAACTTGAACGTTGTTTCTGCCATTTGAACTACTCTTGACCCTGTTCCATCCATACTATATACATCACCATCATCAACTCTACTAACTTTTACACTAAGTAAAAACTCGTATGAATAGAATgcctttttcttaaataaagaGCTAAGATCGCACGACAGCTTGTTCTATTTCAGTTCCGTCACACTGAATACgaaaagttataatatttatgtcggaaaaaacaatatttttgtaggTAAGATTATTAAAACTACCAATATGTTGACATATTTGAATGTGATTACTATATACGActaaagttataaataaaggGGAAATTGCGAAAGAAAATAAGGATAGTTGCAGCTAATATGACCTCTTACAAGTATCGTTGTGCAAAACAAGGTGAAGAAGAGCAACTGAAAGAATGAATGCTTCTCATTCGCCATTTTTCGTACGTCTTACAAACATAGTTTGATGGTCGAAAATGAATAcgtgcaatatatatatatatatgtatatgtgaatgttgtgtgtgtataggtagTGGTGGAATTGTGACCATAAGGAGATAGGTGGTAGGCaggctaaaattatgaaactaGTACTGCAAACCAAGGAGGTCCCCCCAACTTACAAAAgcttcacacacacacacacacatatatatataaaggcaAATGCATATTTGAgagtttttttcttaatacatttctatcaatttatgccatatataagttatataaaccTAAATGTTATACCGTTATTTGATacttttatatcatatttataattttttaaaattcagacatacaaaattaatcgAATAAAGGTATAAGTGTATCTGGTGAAAttactctataatttttataaaaataaaaagatcatGAAAAACGCAAGGTagaaatttttatcatatattaaagTAGGATCATATACATTCccatttctaatttaaaaaatgatactAAAACTGAAAGTTAggttttattttgtcatatcttaaaacacatacacacacacagtaAACgtttttttccaactcaaaTGGATAAAATGACATTGACACAATTCTTTGCAAACATCTAACCAAACATTGTTGGTTTGAATGACACAGTCATATTTGTTTTCGTTGGAAGAAGAGTGACTGCACATTGGGTAGGTGAATAGTAGTAATGAGGTAAAAACATTGAGGAGTAATCTTGACAAGAACCTAATTTCCCCAGAGTTATTCATGTCTTAGTTTATGTACAGAGTGCAATACTTGATGGAAGTTGAGGATGAGTTGATGTTAGGTATTGGGCTGTGCCAAAATGTTGACTAGAGTGAAAAGGATGAATAGTATTTCTTTTGTAGTTCTggacaccaaaacaaaaactgGTACTTTATTAAGTATGTTAGAGGAAGTAGAAGGGGGTAAAGGTCTTACATATGTACATCATTATGCAAGAAAGATGACAAAAAGTTTGGGTAAAAGTCATATTCCACGTTGTCCAAATTCCACAAATGCAGCTTTCCGTCTGTCGCTCTCTATTCACTTCAGTCCCTGTAAGGTAACAAAGATGGATAGGGTTTATTCAAGTTTTCTTGTGGACCGAGTTTGAGTGGATTTGTCAAAGTTCAAGATCTGACTTGCTAAGAATATTTTCGCCCCGCTACatctaatttataaatttcaaaatattgaaaagggTGCTTCTTAGAATAACATTACAATAACTTTCgagatatgaaaaaataatgttacTAGAAAACAATTaactttttatgaattaattttaggctttaaaatattaaaagaaattcaaataattctatttgtatacattaaaattataaactattaGTATTGGTTTTATATTATACGAGCTAGatgaaatattcatatatctTGTTCATGtatgtacaaaattatacattttagaaatacatatataatgaacaaatacatataattaatcgAGTTCAAATCCCGAACACCAAAACCCCAGATCAACTCAAAACCCCTTTTGTAGTTTCAATATCTGTCTGAAATAGGAAAATCCGATCCATTTGTCATCCCTATAATTGATGAGTAGATCCACCATCATATTATTGGATACACTAATCATGTAGCTACAACAACCTCAAATAGGCAAGGCAATCACATTGGGCATGGCACCTACATATGAAATCTCAAATTACAAGTTACAAAGTCAAAGCTACATTATTGTAACCTGAGACGGAGAGATCTGAGGATGAGGAGCGAAGACATGAATAAGCAGAAAGCCGATCAAAGAACTTGTTCTGATATTTAGCTTTACCCCTCTATAAACTGCAAACAAAGATGCCAACTATTGTTCCAAGAACCAAACAGAACAGAACATCTTTAGTTCAAAACTGAATTCTAGTTCTTGCACGACGAATATGGCACCTAATACCGACCAATCAAAATGAAGTCGTCGTCTTCTAGCACCTGAACATCCTTCTCCCCAACAAAATTCTCCCTTCCAAGTTCCTTGACTATGTTCACGAACTCCACCCTTTTCGCCAACGGAAGAGGTACATATGGTAAGCGGAAAATGGGCCGGACGACTCCAAGCTGAGCAAGAGCAGTGTTTAAGCCAATAGGGTTCGGTTCTTGAAAGAGCCAATCGATTAGAGGAAGAAGTTTTGAGTTCAGTGATGAATTTGTTCCTCCGAACATCAGCTCTCTCATTAGACCGGGAACCAAGTTGCTGGCAACTGAAATTACTCCAGTAGCTCCATGAAACCACCTTGAATCATGGCATTGATCATCGTTACCGCTCCACACGACTAGTCCATTGCGTGTATATTCCTCTATCCTATCATTTCCAACACATTCCTTGACACCGGCGAAGTTGGGGCTTTTTGCTATGTTTTGGACCACACCCTGTGGAATATCTTGCCCGGTCCGTGATGGTACGTTGTAGATAATTGTAGGGCCCATGGGAAGCACGCTGTCAAAGTGAGAAATCAAACCGTCTAAGGAGGTCTTACCGTAGTAAGGATTAATGTGAAGTGCCGCGTGCATTCCAACAGCAAAGCCTTGTTCGGTTGCATGAATTGCTTCCCGGGTTGAGTTGCTTCCGGTGTTGCCAATAACTTTGATGGATCCTCCGAAACAGTTGACAGTGTGACCAATTAGCATAATGTGTTCATCCCAGCTCATCAACTGGCCTTCACCAGTGGTGCCGCCGACAATTACACCCTCAACACCATCTTCAATCTGCATGTTCACTAAGGCATCATAGGCCTCTAGATCAAATCTGCCGTCTGGTAAATAAGGGGTCTTGATGGCGGTTATCAATCTAAGAGACTTTATGTCATCAACATTAGTCCTGAAATCAGAAAATTCTACCTCACATAAATCTTTGtttcaaaacaaaatcttTCAACCAAAATGATTTAAACTACTTTATTTGCAGACATTCTCTTGATAAACTGCAAGCGCCACTTTTGGCGTGCATCTGCCTGAGGAGATATATGTGTATGCTATATATATCCAACAAAATGTTGTTCAAAAAGATTAATCGTGTATTGTAAGCCAAGCAACGAATTCCCTCTAATACAAATTATGCACCACTGCAAAAAAATCTACTttttcatggaattttttttattacagttAACAGTCTTCTAGTATCTAACCACATGCTGTAAagataatttgacaataagaGGAGAGGATTTTTATCTCAAAAGAACAATTTGAAAATGCAGAGTGTAaacatataatcaattaaactaatATTCTCTCCTTCaacaaaaaacaagtttgaCAAACAAGGGGAGTGCATCATTGACAAGACAATTCTTAACAGCCATACAacttaaatgtaaaaattatacgGAGTATATCATTTGttaccaagaaaaagaaaggaaaatgaattcaaaatgATTGTGAAATGCAGGCACACCGTGAGAGCAGAAATACAAACCTACAATATACTTCACATATTGTGGTAAAGCCATCTATTACTGAAATAagaatcttttctttttttgaagaaaataactaaaacTAAAGAAAGTTCACTGGCTGCGAGAAGTAAGGTTCAATGGGCGCCTGATCCATTCCACAGAGCAGaaatgaaaaactaaaaagatcACTTGTAAAAGCTGAAATAGAACAAACAGCCACCTGTTTTTAACTTCATAACTACGCATTGGGAGATGAAAGTTGGGAATCACAGCTGCTCTAGGAGACCTCCATTTTGGTGTCCCTCCTGCACCATGACAATTGGCATGGTATTATGTCAGAGAATGCAAAAGTATCCTGGATGAAGAGAGAGGAAATCATTCTAACTGACTTTCATTACCTGctttttcttcctttatttttatatatatatcgtcAAGAGCAAAAGccaatttgtatatattataaatttgcaGTCTTCAAATTAAGGTGTGCGCACTGACACCAAATAGACATTTCCCCAAAACCATAAGCTCTATATTTTATCTATGCACACACCAACAAACCAGTATTTAACAATTGTAACCTCAGCATCAAGGATTAAACAAAACATGCCGCCCAATACAGTTTTTCATTATCCTATTAGTCAAACAAATGTTGTACCATTTCGAGTGTCCACTGCGATCAATAAGCAATCATGAGTTGTTAAAGCTTGTCATTGCTGGTATCATAAAGCATCAAACATATAAATGGCAAACCATTTGATTACATAATACCTTTTACCAGTTAGTTTCAAAAGACACAAGAAAAGGCACCGTAAGGTGAGTTTAGAAAACTAATGTGAGGACAAATCATAATCTTGTggacaaaagcaaaaaatttaGGAATCCAAAGATTTCGAAAACATTATGACCTCATCGGCACATAGAACAAACGAATATtaccaacttaattattatattacacTAATCTTCCATCTAGAgaactaatataatataagaaacGTATAGCTGCTCTATTGTATCGATTTTGAACGTGCTAATCACCGAGCAAGACAAAGAGCTGGTACGAAGCAACTCTGCATGTGAGAGGCCAAATTCCATAATAAATTCGCATAGAAACCAGTACCTCGATGCGTAGCCTTGAGAGAACAGCATCCAAGCGCCGAAGCCATCGCAGAATACTTATAGAATCAGTGGAAAACGAAAGGAATAAACAGCAATGTGATGAACGACTTTACGTAATTCTCCGGCAATGGACGGTGATCCCGGAACCGGACGGCGGATTGACTCTCTGTGAGCGGGAACACAGCTGCATTACAATTTCTTCTATCCCAAAATCTCTTTATTAAATCGGCTAGCTTAAGATATAGCGGCGGAGGCGATAGGGGTAGAGCGGCGGTGGGAATTAAGAGGGGGAGGAGGATAGGGGTAGGGTTTTGTAAAACCACAGCGGTCGCAGCTTATGTCCAATGTGTCGGGTCCAAAATAGTACTTCCTGACAATTTGACCCGACCCAAATCTCGagatgttttcttttcatattaaattcaataaaaaatattaattaagataattatacttccttctcaattaaaatatgcattttctctctctctatatattttgttgaaataattaaaaattcttctGTGTTTTCTAAATAGGTTAAAAAGtccattatattttgtaaaattcaataaaaaatacctcttttattagtaattaatagAAGGTACATTACATATGTTCATTGTGCGTCTGGGGGTATTTTTTATCTACTTTTAACCTTATTTATTggtgttttttattaaaatatcctcATGATGTTTATATAGTTCACATGtacatcttttatttattttgagtgatttttttataatttcatctatctaaaaaaataaaacaaccttttaaatatatttacttaaaaatataaaaatatatatacatatatataatacttgtGATTTTAGCACGGATCAAATGTCCTTGGATCTTGATGCTCGAATTGGGCTAATTTAGCGAGAGAACTTGAGAAAAAcaacctgcaaaacaacacgttagcactctgatacttaagttagttccgaatttagaaataaataaatatagagataaattgtaacaagaaattgaagtagaaaTTGAAATCTCATAAGCAAAATATAGCAAAAGCATGAATTTGAAAGTGGCATAGAAGTAGCAAGAGAGCTTCCATATTATTGAAGAGGGGTCTGTTGAGGGGTGCTCGtccatatttataaaagaggAATCTCTCTTTGCAGGAACTCCAGGGAGAGCTGCGTGTTTGAGAAGGAAGGCGAGAATCTGGGGATAGGGTACAACCTTATCCTCTTCTTGATTCAAGCAACACTTCTTTGAACGAGGAAGGACTCCCTCTGCACGAAGATTTTTGCTCTATAAGGAGTCTTCCTAGACTGAGGAGTGTAGCTTCTTGAGTACACCTCTCTTCTCTTGGGCTGGCTTTGGAAGGGTGCAGTAGGTCTTCGCACTGGGCCGAACTTGGTGCGACAGGCTTTTTTCTTGAACGGACCCTGATGTGGTGGATCCCCTTATTGGGCTAAGCCTAGCGAGCTCCCCTCCTAGCCAAGCTTGCTGTATTGGGTTCCCTTCTTGGGTTAGGCCTGATGTTTTTTTAGACGGTTTATCTCCATTATGGGTTAACATGCATGATTTGGGCTTGAAATATCTCTTTGGGCCTACCGCTTTTGGACCATACCcatcaacataatttttttaaattttataatttaaattaaaattatagtataaaaatcaatatagtaaattattttttaaatttaaaatatcgtaactaatataaatattagtaattataaaaattatataatattgaaattattctttagttagttaaatatatttgaatataaattttttatatattaaatacatttaaatatttttttaatttatttttaatttaattaatatatttttttaattattataggattaaaaaatatataaaaaaaggggCGACGACGGCATCCACCGTCGCCCAAATTGTGGGTGACCGCTTTTCTAGTGTCTTGGCCcgtattaaattaatctagtGCAAATAGTTACCAAATTAAGATGCACAGTGATGCAAgcccaaatttattaattcattaactaatcaattataatgattataattaaaaaatttattactatttagtttaaatatatttaaataaaaaattatatttaaatttaatatgttttttttttatttttaagtttacaaacaattaaaattagttttattattttgaagaatttaataaaaataattttttttaatttttttaaaatctaggCGAGAGTGGTTGGCGTCACCTAGATCTGTCATCAACAGATTCAGGGGAGACGGCATCGACATCATCGTCGCTCCTTTATGTTGGGCAACGGGGGAGGCGGTAggggttaattttatttaatttatttttttaaataatattttttataacatatatttaaaaaatttagtaaaatatgaactttttttttaaaaaaaataatatataacaattaaaattaattgattagatctgaTGGCTTACAGGTCcaatgattattaaaataaaaaaataatatatattaaataagggtataatggttattttttaaaaaaattaacgtcATTAGTCATATTTAATAGAGATGGGCAATTAAGCtacattttaagaaaatagaaatggttttttttcctatttttaaaatacagggagTTTTAGccgattttttaaaacacaagggAGATTTATGCATTTAAGTCATCCCTTCTCTTaatgtttgatgtaattacacctaaatttattatagtttgaaaaaaactaCATTTAATATCCATAAGTTTTGCGTTTGTTTAATAGATAAGTCCATCAGTTGgttaacttttattaaatttattgatatgaacaaaaaaaaaatcgaataaagtttatatttacccccgactcacttattattgatttattggagaaccaataaattattttatgatcaaGTTACCCTTTACACATCTCCACATGTGAATACATGTGAAGGcacatattttcaaattaataaaggTAGtttaactagaaaaaaaaatgtttgatctgcaataagtcagtaataaattaatcagagatttatattaatttttatttagatttattagtatcaacaaattcaataaattttgagtatttgaGGTACCTAATTGTGAGACGGGAGCAAAGCTTAggggtactaaatataatttttcaaaaatataaaaaatccacATGTAATCACACCCAACATCAGAAATTAAGGATCATGTTTTCAAATTCGGTCGCTGATGATGGAGTTAGAGTGGGCTCAAGTATACATGTACTCGTAAACATGGATATGAACAATATAATCCTACAACACTTTATATAACTAAGAACGAGCTTAGAATTCGATAGCTCATGTTTACAGCCCTCCAATATTAAAAACATAGGTGTAATTCAatagataaatgtaattataggATCTAACTAGTATTTACGGACTATGTATTTATAGAAATGTCCGAATTGTACAATTTGTCATGATTGTACCAATTTTGATCAGAAAGTCataaagatcaaaatattgtAGATGGGTCGAACTCAAGTTGATCTGATCGGGAGGAAAGTGGTTGAATCTTGGAGTTATTTGGTCGTTTCAATTTAAGACAGATTAACACATGATgtatgaaaatcaaattatgataAGAAGAATAGCTTATACTTGTTATGTAAATAGCGctcatataattaacattattatgtaGAGATGGGTGGGCTCAGTGATGTGGGTGCACAGGTGAATGTGCTACTGTAAACTTTGTACACACTCATTTAATAGAAGTTAGCCGGTGACAAATTTTCCCTCACAACCAAcaaattccaaaataattctccagtactattttttttttggtttctaaaaaaataatagtatgaTTATCATTGTATAAATactgatttaaatttaattaatagtataagAATAATCGGGTGCAGCTCCTACCAATAATTGATCACATGGCTGCAATCAATGCAGACCGTTTGATGCCTTTCACCCTCAGCCATACCCATGTGCTGGTAGTCATCGCTATTCGCCTCAtttccttttacacacacGGCCACAAAACTACGTAGTGATTTTGTACATTACACGTACCCGAAAACTAATTCAATCCATGCCCATGGTATATTTCTTGTGTCGACTTCCACTGatttataaactttatttttattttgttttggtgctttttaagattaaaaattgGTACGTTTGGGTacgataaataatatttcaattgatGAAGTATGGGTCTTTCCGTGTATTTCATATGTTGGGATGAAGTCATGAgttgttcttcttcttgatgtgtcattttttaagataaaatcgTGCAATGTCAATTACAACGAATAATACTTCAAATTATGAAATGTCAATTGCTTTGCAAGGGACATCATTCtcgaattatttttgtgttatcAATTGATCCCAgaacaaattaatttgtcaaatgccgtaatttttataatgttgtgaattttattttaattcttcgCCTAATTTCAGAAGATTATTTTACCAGGAACAATTTTTGTAACATAGGATTTTAAtaggaaaaattgtatttctaGTCTCACACGATAGAATAAGTTGCACTTTTGATCACATAGTTTACGAGCTTAACATATTTTTTGGTCTCAcagataaaattttttagtatttttagtcccaaatattataatttctaatcTATAAGACCAAATGttctaaattcataaattataaagataaaagcacaacattctttattttatgtgaccaaaaatgtataattttctaatttaaaaaattcatgctGAATCAATCATAAGCtctcacaaaaataataaaaataacaaataacattaagaaaattgtttttctttttcctttttgtttgcTAATGTGATATAGTTTAATCGGCGAAGCTGATCCATATAGAAAAGTtggtatatataataataagaaacaattaattatttttaaaaaaaggaaaaggaaaagacaaTAACAATGAGGGTCCCATGTTTAGAAAATGGAAGATTTTAATTGGGATcgattttattacatttgaatttaattatataatatgtgtaatatatttattgcattattagtgaatattttaataaagtaatttattaaataataaatataattcacttattttatatattttgtgattaatttgatttgatttgaaggAGTGGTCAAaaattttccttaaaaaagTATAGTAACGATGTACAGTAGAGGTAGAATCAATCACGCAGTGAAGTCTAACTACAGTCCACAGCTTGTCGTCCCTTAGCCTACACATAAAAGTCCAACTTTTTTCTCTGTTCTGCACTCATTCTCCACACACACTCCCATAAATCTAAGCAGGAGAACCCAAGTAGAAGAAAACGCATTTCCAAGAAATGGAGGAAGGAGGAGGGGAGGAGTATCTGTTCAAGATAGTGGTGATAGGCGATTCGGCGGTGGGAAAATCCAATTTGCTTTCCCGGTTTGCTCGGGATGAGTTCGACCACAACTCAAAGGCCACGATAGGGGTGGAGTTTCAGACCCAGGTTGTGGAGCTCGACGGCAAGGAGGTGAAGGCCCAGGTTTGGGACACCGCCGGCCAGGAGCGTTTCCGGGCCGTCACCTCCGCCTACTATCGCGGCGCTGTGGGGGCCCTCGTCGTCTATGATATAAGCAGGAAGACAACTTTTGAGAGCGTCAAACGGTGGCTCGATGAGCTTAACAGTATGCTTTTCTATTTGCTGACCACCttttttagcattttttgaaatttttgtgggTGTTTTTCTGTTCTTGAGTTTGTCTCAAATTTCTGTGTCAATCTTAATACGCTATAGAATTTCGCTTTCTTGGCTGCTTCTGTGTGTGTTTGCTTGCACTGATGTTGCTTGTTTAGGGGTCTAAACGAATTGCATTCGACTTGAGTATAAGTTATTGCTTATCAAACTTGACAAATTGAGCTTATAATAAGGTTTTAGCTATTGAGTTTCAATTCTTGGGTGATTCTTAGCATAATATCAGAGTTGTAGTCCGATCTTCTTCAGTTTGCAGTTCCATTTTTAGgttttgttctttattttcttttccctaTGTCGAGTTCTTGTGTATGTTTCTTAAACTATTTTTGCTGGGTTGGGGATACCTTTTTATTCTAGTTAACCATAGAGGGGTGTTTGCAATTGCAATAGCTTCTGCTTTTGGTTGGTGGTGGGAATAAGTGGTAAGTTTAGTTGTATAGGAAGTTGATAGTTTTATAATGCAAAAGTGAAAGGTGTGGAAAAAGTAGGTTGAAGTTGGAGTGTTTGGGGAAAGGTTTAATATGTACAGCGTTACCAATAAATTGCAAAAGTTTGTGGAGTGAAGCTTATATAGCTTTTGTCTTAAATGACCTCAATTTAAGCAGTTCAAAAGTATTGGTTTCAGCTTATTTGCAACAAAAAGCTATAACCACTTAGATTTAGTGAACTAAGGGATGAATTAAGTTGGGTAAGGCTTTCATGATGTGGCAAGATTATTTTGAGATagcaaatgaagaaaaaaaaatcacaaaatagcAAACAAGAAAGTGAGAAAAGATGAGGCAAATGCAAAGAGGATAGATGATATCATTATATGTGATGTTACTTGCGAACACTGTTTCTGTTGTTAATGTCATTAATAGGACTGTCGGGGGTAGATAAACTCTCGTCTCATGCAATAAAATGCCTTTACATCAGAAGCATGAAGTTGTAGTAATAAATAGGATTGAAGCACAACACTTAAAAGAGTTGTTGAGGAACTGAATGGTATTGATTGCATCCAGTAAAGTGGTTCGTATACCACTTAATATAAGTGGAGTCTAAAATCTGTTATTGAATCCCACATTTGTAGATTAGCGTGAAAAGAAGATGATTTGAGAACGCTAAAAAGAGTTTGATATAAACTTGTCtggttgaaaaaaaaattgttttgacAACTTCATTCATTTTGCAGAAGTCAAGTAGAGAAACCTATATTGGTCTAGAGCTCCTTTAGTAAGACGTACTATTTTAGGTCACATTACATTTTCGTTACCGGGCAAATCTgttaaaattcttgaagatAGTTGGGGTTAAGGATTGATGGATGCTATACAGACCATCTTGCtcatctttctttttgttgggTGGGTATATTGAAAGccaaaattttgatgtaagCAGATAAGTTCTCAATTTTCTACATTGTTTATGCTTAGACAGCATAGAAATAGATTCTAAAGGCAGTGGGATGTATATTCTTCCGTTCGTGTATGAACCTTTTGCAAGTCTTGCagttttgtttatttgctCTAGTGTAGTTCTAGtgtttaaaatgataaatttttttggtgcAAAATTTCACCTTTTcttgaattgataaaatgCAGCTCATTGCGACACCACCGTTGCGAGGATGCTTGTTGGGAACAAGTGTGATCTGGAGAACATCAGAGAGGTGAGTGTGGATGAGGGTAAAAGCCTTGCGGAAGAAGAAGGATTATTCTTCATAGAGACCTCTGCTCTGGACTCTACAAACGTGAACAAAGCATTTGAGATTGTTATTCGTGAGATCTACGAGAAGGTCAGCCGGAAAATTCTCAACTCCGACTCCTATAAGGCCGAATTGTCTGTCAATCGGGTCAGCCTGGCAAATGGTGTCGatttatcaaaacaaaaatcaacatTCTCATGCTGCTCGAGATGATTTTCTTGCGCATGATTCGGGCTGTGATCTTTTGTATCTGTATTTGTTGTAACCAGCTTTTCCCAGCTGCTGGTTGTGTATCATGTATTTTGGTGGTTCATTCCCATAAAGGGTTAAATGTTGACaataaac includes the following:
- the LOC110012604 gene encoding EPIDERMAL PATTERNING FACTOR-like protein 9, whose translation is MANEKHSFFQLLFFTLFCTTILVRGSRVVQMAETTFKFKDISKRLLIGSVVPICTYNECKGCKHKCTAMQVPVQGNDPVNSPYRYKCVCSR
- the LOC105170527 gene encoding 4-hydroxy-tetrahydrodipicolinate synthase, chloroplastic — protein: MASALGCCSLKATHRGGTPKWRSPRAAVIPNFHLPMRSYEVKNRTNVDDIKSLRLITAIKTPYLPDGRFDLEAYDALVNMQIEDGVEGVIVGGTTGEGQLMSWDEHIMLIGHTVNCFGGSIKVIGNTGSNSTREAIHATEQGFAVGMHAALHINPYYGKTSLDGLISHFDSVLPMGPTIIYNVPSRTGQDIPQGVVQNIAKSPNFAGVKECVGNDRIEEYTRNGLVVWSGNDDQCHDSRWFHGATGVISVASNLVPGLMRELMFGGTNSSLNSKLLPLIDWLFQEPNPIGLNTALAQLGVVRPIFRLPYVPLPLAKRVEFVNIVKELGRENFVGEKDVQVLEDDDFILIGRY
- the LOC105170529 gene encoding ras-related protein RABA5b-like translates to MEEGGGEEYLFKIVVIGDSAVGKSNLLSRFARDEFDHNSKATIGVEFQTQVVELDGKEVKAQVWDTAGQERFRAVTSAYYRGAVGALVVYDISRKTTFESVKRWLDELNTHCDTTVARMLVGNKCDLENIREVSVDEGKSLAEEEGLFFIETSALDSTNVNKAFEIVIREIYEKVSRKILNSDSYKAELSVNRVSLANGVDLSKQKSTFSCCSR